A window of the Vigna angularis cultivar LongXiaoDou No.4 chromosome 3, ASM1680809v1, whole genome shotgun sequence genome harbors these coding sequences:
- the LOC108344673 gene encoding endoglucanase 17, which produces MTFSLSLTILLPLLSVFLLHANASPLHYNHPIHHRHPRFATHDYRDALTKSILFFEGQRSGKLPPNQRMSWRRDSGLSDGAALRVDLVGGYYDAGDNVKFGFPMAFTITMLSWSVIEFGGLMKGELQNARVAIRWATDYLLKATAHPNTIYVQVGDAKKDHSCWERPEDMDTPRSVFKIDANTPGSEVAAETAAALAAASLVFRRTDPTYSKVLARRAIRVFQFADKYRGSYSNALKPFVCPFYCSYSGYQDELLWGAAWLHKATKNPMYLNYIKVNGQILGAAEFDNTFGWDNKHAGARILLSKEFLVQRVQSLHDYKGHADNFVCSLIPGTSFSSTQYTPGGLLFKMSDSNMQYVTSTSFLLLTYAKYLTSAHTVVNCGGMAVTPKRLRSIAKKQVDYLLGDNPLKMSYMVGYGGRYPRRIHHRGSSLPSMGVHPGKIQCRAGFSVMNSQSPNPNILVGAIVGGPDQHDRFPDERSDYEQSEPATYINSPLVGALAYLAHSFGQI; this is translated from the exons ATGACTTTCTCCCTTTCCCTCACCATTCTGCTACCCCTTCTCTCTGTTTTTCTGCTACATGCAAATGCCTCCCCACTCCATTACAATCACCCCATTCACCATCGCCACCCTCGTTTTGCCACTCATGACTACAGAGATGCTCTCACCAAATCCATTCTCTTCTTTGAAGGCCAGAGGTCAGGGAAGCTCCCTCCTAACCAGAGAATGTCTTGGAGGAGGGACTCTGGTCTTTCTGATGGCGCCGCCCTGCGT GTTGATTTGGTCGGTGGGTACTATGATGCTGGGGACAATGTCAAATTTGGCTTCCCCATGGCCTTCACCATCACCATGCTCTCATGGAGCGTTATTGAGTTTGGTGGGCTTATGAAAGGCGAGTTGCAGAATGCCAGAGTGGCCATTCGCTGGGCCACTGATTATCTTCTCAAAGCTACTGCACATCCCAACACCATTTATGTTCAG GTGGGGGATGCTAAGAAGGACCATTCTTGTTGGGAGAGACCAGAGGACATGGACACTCCAAGAAGTGTGTTCAAAATAGATGCAAACACACCTGGTTCAGAAGTTGCCGCTGAAACTGCTGCAGCTCTTGCAGCTGCTTCTCTGGTTTTTAGAAGAACTGACCCCACATACTCAAAAGTTTTAGCTAGAAGGGCCATCAGG GTATTCCAGTTTGCTGATAAATACAGAGGATCCTACAGCAATGCCTTGAAACCCTTTGTGTGCCCCTTCTATTGCTCTTACTCTGGTTATCAG GATGAGCTGTTGTGGGGTGCTGCCTGGCTGCACAAGGCTACCAAGAATCCAATGTACCTAAACTACATTAAAGTTAATGGCCAGATCCTTGGGGCTGCAGAGTTTGACAACACCTTTGGGTGGGATAACAAGCATGCCGGAGCAAGAATACTTCTCTCCAAG GAATTCCTGGTTCAAAGGGTACAATCCCTCCATGACTACAAGGGGCATGCGGACAATTTCGTTTGTTCTCTAATTCCTGGGACCTCTTTCTCTTCCACCCAGTATACACCAG GTGGGCTACTTTTTAAGATGAGTGATAGCAACATGCAGTACGTCACATCCACCTCCTTCCTGCTGTTAACATATGCGAAATACTTGACCTCAGCTCATACGGTTGTTAACTGTGGCGGAATGGCAGTAACACCAAAGAGGCTCCGGTCAATAGCTAAGAAACAG GTAGATTACTTGCTTGGAGACAACCCCTTAAAGATGTCGTACATGGTGGGGTATGGTGGAAGATACCCAAGAAGGATACACCACAGGGGTTCATCTCTACCGTCCATGGGTGTACACCCTGGAAAGATCCAATGTCGTGCAGGCTTTAGTGTGATGAATTCACAATCCCCGAACCCAAACATTCTAGTGGGGGCTATTGTGGGTGGACCGGACCAACATGATAGGTTCCCAGATGAACGGTCAGATTATGAGCAATCAGAGCCAGCCACATACATAAACTCACCCCTTGTAGGAGCACTGGCGTATCTAGCTCACTCATTTGGTCAAATCTAG